Proteins co-encoded in one Arachis hypogaea cultivar Tifrunner chromosome 11, arahy.Tifrunner.gnm2.J5K5, whole genome shotgun sequence genomic window:
- the LOC140176043 gene encoding uncharacterized protein — MADKENPQLSQDDLLAQITELQAEVRRIAELSTQNNGENSKGSAQSAADPLNIVPPKEKLTLDNPFSEEITNYQMPKNFTLPSALEPYKGFGDPRAHVKKFQSMMFFNGPNNEPVLCRAFPTYLDGSISSFEDLARSFIDYFAASRIYVHGSDFLGTIKQGQHESLKDYMTRFADATMEIQDLDPAVHLHALKAGLRPGKFRETIAITKPKTLEEFRERAAGQMEIEELREAQKSDKQPHRRDEERTFRSPGNRDTKKPPKPASKYNTYTRFNTRRENIIREILNARIIKPPARAGNYQDQRFVDTTKYCAFHRKFGHTTDDCIVTKDLLERLARRGLLDKYIETRKGRGGNSDRAEHKQATADDKKERATPDPPRGVINHISGGFAGGGETSSARKRSYRAMLAIEGTIQPKKDKEPDVTISFNQTDFKSVSPNLDDPVVISIQVGELLVRKTLLDPGSSADVLFYSTFTKMKLSEKLIQPSSGELIGFSGERVPIMGHIWLKTTMGEIPMSKSIDIQYLIVNCYSPYNIILGRPALNIFRAVVSTLHLCVKFPVQENKIATVYADHQEARQCYHAGLKPVQTKQEARPQIQAIQTSANTATLADLDPRENLGERPRPMDNLQQVTLTSDDKQCTYVGEALEGADRAKLIHILRQNADLFAWTPDDMPGINPEVICHKLAIEKTVRPVAQKKRNLGEEKKQAALEETQKLLNVGFIREIRFTTWLSNVVMILMHPEDQSKTAFITEHGNFCYKVMPFGLKNAGATYQRLMDKVFQQQIGRNMEVYVDDMVTKTPMQRSHYDDLIEIFRQLRAYNMRLNPDKCAFGVQGGKFLGFMLTSRDIEANPEKCKAVLNMTSPKTVKEVQQLAGRIAALSRFLPAVANRSYHFFQTFSKGRKFNWTDECENAFTELKQHLTSPPILQRPETGNPLYLYLSVSNHAISSVLVTETGRKQSPIYFISRVLQPTETRYPKIEQLALALITTARRLRHYFQSHTIIVRTDQPLRQILTRPELVGRLIKWSVELSEFDIQYESRKTLKSQVLADFISEMTKDTHNTEVSWSIHVDGASNKEGSGAGILLKERDKVVAEQSLQFRFNASNNQAEYEALLAGLKLALQLQIPRIIAYCDSSLVVHQIKGEFQVKDPLLEKYWLITKDLISKFKEFNIIHINREQNTRADVLSKLATTRQAENTSALSQLTLDKPSFEQETILSITQVPDWRTPFIDYINTGTIPNDEPNLPLFRRRASFYTVLGNTLYRRGHSQPLLKCISNEEAEEVMAETHEGVCGNHIGGRALAAKILRT, encoded by the exons ATGGCTGACAAGGAAAATCCACAACTCTCACAGGATGACCTCCTGGCTCAGATCACTGAGCTTCAGGCGGAGGTACGGAGGATAGCCGAGCTCTCAACACAAAATAATGGAGAGAATTCCAAGGGCTCGGCTCAAAGCGCGGCGGACCCCTTAAACATCGTCCCGCCAAAGGAAAAGCTCACCCTCGACAACCCCTTTTCCGAGGAGATCACGAATTACCAGATGCCAAAAAACTTTACGCTGCCCTCCGCGCTGGAGCCGTACAAGGGGTTCGGCGACCCCCGAGCCCATGTGAAGAAGTTCCAatcaatgatgttcttcaacggcCCGAACAATGAGCCCGTCCTCTGTCGAGCATTTCCCACTTACCTAGATG GTTCGATCTCCTCCTTTGAAGACCTCGCCAGATCATTTATTGATTACTTCGCTGCGTCTAGAATATATGTACATGGCTCGGACTTTCTCGGCACCATCAAACAAGGTCAGCACGAGAGTCTGAAAGACTACATGACCAGATTCGCGGACGCCACTATGGAGATCCAAGACTTGGACCCGGCCGTTCACCTGCACGCTCTCAAGGCCGGCCTCAGACCTGGCAAATTTCGGGAGACCATTGCCATAACAAAGCCAAAGACGCTAGAGGAATTCCGAGAAAGGGCGGCTGGGCAAATGGAGATCGAAGAACTCCGAGAAGCCCAGAAATCAGACAAACAGCCACATCGGAGAGATGAGGAAAGGACTTTCAGATCGCCAGGCAACAGGGACACAAAGAAACCTCCAAAGCCCGCGTCAAAGTACAACACATACACCAGATTTAACACCAGAAGAGAGAACATCATCAGAGAGATCCTCAACGCCAGAATCATAAAACCACCAGCCCGAGCAGGGAACTACCAGGATCAACGATTCGTAGACACGACAAAATATTGTGCCTTCCACCGAAAGTTCGGTCATACCACAGATGACTGCATCGTTACGAAGGACCTCCTGGAAAGACTAGCACGCCGGGGTCTCCTGGACAAATACATTGAAACCCGGAAGGGCAGAGGAGGAAACTCGGACAGGGCAGAGCATAAGCAAGCAACGGCTGACGACAAAAAAGAGAGGGCGACTCCTGATCCGCCAAGAGGAGTCATCAACCACATATCGGGAGGATTCGCAGGCGGAGGAGAAACAAGCTCGGCCAGGAAGCGGAGCTATAGAGCAATGCTGGCAATCGAAGGAACCATACAACCAAAGAAGGACAAAGAACCAGACGTCACAATATCCTTCAACCAAACAGACTTCAAATCGGTAAGCCCTAACCTCGACGACCCCGTGGTAATTTCCATCCAGGTCGGAGAACTGTTGGTAAGAAAAACATTGTTAGATCCAGGTAGTAGTGCTGACGTTTTATTTTACTCTACTTTTACTAAAATGAAATTATCAGAAAAACTGATACAACCCTCCTCTGGAGAGCTAATTGGGTTCTCCGGAGAGAGAGTCCCAATCATGGGACACATATGGCTAAAGACCACAATGGGAGAGATCCCTATGTCAAAATCAATTGATATTCAATATTTAATAGTAAACTGTTACAGCCCTTATAATATTATACTTGGGAGACCCGCACTGAACATATTCAGGGCAGTGGTGTCCACATTACATCTGTGTGTCAAGTTTCCAGTGCAGGAAAACAAGATCGCCACGGTATATGCGGACCATCAGGAAGCTCGGCAATGCTATCACGCTGGTCTAAAACCAgtccaaacaaaacaggaagctcgGCCCCAGATCCAAGCCATCCAAACTTCTGCCAACACAGCGACACTGGCCGATCTTGACCCAAGAGAAAACCTCGGCGAAAGACCTCGGCCAATGGACAATCTTCAACAAGTAACACTGACATCAGATGACAAACAATGCACATATGTTGGAGAAGCATTAGAAGGGGCAGACCGAGCAAAACTTATTCACATACTGCGTCAgaacgccgacctctttgcatggacgCCAGATGACATGCCAGGAATCAACCCAGAGGTCATCTGCCACAAGCTAGCAATCGAAAAAACAGTCCGACCAGTTGCACAGAAGAAAAGAAACCTCGGAGAAGAGAAAAAACAAGCAGCACTCGAAGAAACCCAGAAGCTCCTCAATGTAGGTTTCATCAGAGAGATTCGCTTCACCACATGGTTGTCcaacgtggtaatg ATCCTAATGCACCCAGAAGACCAAAGCAAAACAGCTTTTATAACAGAACATGGGAATTTTTGTTACAAggtaatgccatttggcctaaagaatgcaggtgcgaCATATCAAAGGCTAATGGACAAGGTGTTCCAACAGCAGATAGGCCGCAATATGGAGGTCTATGTAGATGACATGGTCACAAAAACACCTATGCAGAGGTCCCACTATGACGACTTAATAGAAATCTTCAGACAACTCCGAGCATATAACATGAGACTCAATCCAGACAAATGCGCGTTCGGAGTACAAGGAGGGAAGTTCCTGGGATTCATGTTAACATCTCGAGACATCGAGGCCAACCCGGAAAAGTGCAAGGCCGTGCTGAACATGACAAGCCCAAAAACGGTAAAGGAGGTTCAGCAACTTGCAGGACGAATAGCTGCCCTGTCACGTTTCCTACCTGCAGTGGCAAACCGATCTTATCACTTTTTCCAGACATTTTCTAAAGGCAGGAAGTTCAACTGGACAGACGAATGCGAAAATGCTTTTACCGAACTTAAACAACACTTAACATCACCACCAATCCTCCAAAGACCAGAAACAGGTAACCCACTGTATTTATACCTATCAGTATCTAACCATGCTATAAGCTCGGTTTTAGTAACAGAAACAGGAAGAAAGCAAAGCCCAATATACTTCATCAGTAGGGTGCTACAACCAACAGAAACAAGGTACCCGAAGATAGAACAACTAGCGCTAGCACTAATCACCACAGCAAGAAGACTGCGGCACTACTTTCAGAGCCACACAATCATAGTACGAACGGACCAACCGCTGAGGCAGATATTAACCAGACCCGAGCTCGTCGGCAGATTGATAAAATGGTCGgtcgagctctccgagttcgacatcCAATACGAATCAAGGAAAACACTAAAGTCACAGGTGCTAGCCGACTTTATATCGGAGATGACTAAAGACACACATAATACAGAGGTCAGTTGGAGCATACATGTGGATGGAGCGTCAAACAAAGAAGGCAGTGGCGCAGGGATACTGCTAAAAGAAAGAGACAAGGTGGTGGCCGAGCAGTCACTACAGTTCCGCTTCAACGCCagcaacaatcaggcagaatatgaggccCTACTTGCTGGACTGAAGCTCGCCCTACAACTACAAATACCTCGAATAATAGCCTACTGCGACTCTTCCTTAGTGGTACATCAAATAAAGGGCGAATTTCAGGTAAAAGATCCTTTGTTAGAGAaatattggctcataacaaaggatctaatttcaaaatttaaagaatttaatATTATCCATATAAACCGAGAACAAAATACCAGGGCCGATGTGTTATCTAAGTTAGCCACAACACGGCAAGCCGAAAACACATCGGCACTGTCCCAGCTGACACTTGACAAACCAAGTTTTGAGCAAGAAACAATTTTGAGTATTACACAGGTCCCAGATTGGCGAACACCTTTTATCGATTACATTAATACAGGCACCATTCCAAATGATGAGCCGAACTTGCCGCTCTTCCGAAGAAGAGCAAGCTTCTATACAGTGCTCGGAAACACCCTATACAGGCGAGGACACTCACAACCATTGCTCAAGTGCATCAGCAACGAGGAAGCCGAGGAGGTTATGGCCGAAACGCATGAAGGAGTCTGCGGCAACCATATTGGCGGCCGAGCATTAGCAGCAAAGATATTGCGAACATGA